A single region of the Bacillus cereus genome encodes:
- a CDS encoding GNAT family N-acetyltransferase, whose protein sequence is MESKEERFNFLIKLINEYESRRNTFSKTGECLYGIFRGDTLIGIGGINQDPYTKDKKIGRLRRFYIAKDYRRKGLGRLLLGRILSDAKTYFTIVVLHTDTKQGDYFYTSSGFVKGTMYVGTSHYLNLDKRM, encoded by the coding sequence ATGGAAAGTAAAGAAGAAAGATTTAACTTCTTAATAAAACTAATAAATGAATATGAAAGTAGAAGAAATACATTTAGTAAAACGGGAGAATGTTTATATGGCATTTTTCGAGGTGATACGTTAATTGGAATTGGGGGGATAAATCAAGATCCGTATACGAAAGATAAAAAAATTGGTCGATTAAGGAGATTTTATATTGCAAAAGATTACCGGCGGAAAGGATTAGGGAGGTTACTATTAGGGAGAATCTTAAGCGATGCAAAAACCTATTTTACTATTGTTGTCTTACATACAGATACTAAACAGGGGGATTACTTTTATACTTCGAGTGGATTTGTGAAAGGGACAATGTATGTAGGAACGAGCCATTATCTAAACTTAGATAAAAGGATGTAG
- a CDS encoding C40 family peptidase, which produces MKKVGTAFLTTLFIFSSFTSANAEEKKDNKAFIDVSAATLWTAPDSLRPIDTPSATNPVDLWKWTKSMTLNEKLWLTSANKLETQALLGQEVTVIDKKGDWVKVVVHGQPTPRNEEGYPGWMPEKQLTYNQEFADKTDQPFVLITKPTAILYINPSEKYKSLEVSYNTRLPLLSEDTISYRVLLPNGQKAWLRKNDGTVHRSQNDIPAPTADDLINTGKMFLGLPYIWAGTSGFGFDCSGFTHTIYKSHGITIPRDSGPQSRAGVAVDKENLQKGDLIFFAHDQGKGSVHHVAMYIGDGNMIHSPRAERSVEIIPLNTPGYIEEYAGARRYLP; this is translated from the coding sequence ATGAAAAAAGTAGGAACTGCATTTTTAACAACTTTATTTATATTTTCATCGTTTACTTCGGCAAATGCTGAAGAGAAGAAAGATAATAAAGCATTTATAGATGTATCTGCTGCAACGCTTTGGACTGCACCTGATTCATTACGACCAATCGATACACCAAGCGCAACAAATCCAGTTGATTTATGGAAATGGACGAAATCAATGACTCTTAATGAGAAGTTATGGTTAACGAGCGCGAATAAATTAGAAACACAAGCGCTGCTAGGTCAAGAAGTAACAGTTATTGATAAGAAAGGTGATTGGGTGAAAGTAGTAGTCCACGGACAACCAACACCACGAAATGAAGAAGGCTACCCGGGATGGATGCCTGAAAAGCAATTAACGTATAATCAAGAATTTGCAGATAAAACAGACCAACCTTTCGTATTAATAACGAAACCGACAGCTATTTTATATATTAATCCTTCTGAAAAATATAAATCCCTTGAAGTCAGCTATAATACGCGTTTACCGCTATTAAGTGAAGATACGATTTCATACCGCGTGTTGTTGCCGAATGGTCAAAAGGCATGGCTACGGAAAAATGATGGAACTGTTCACCGTTCTCAAAATGACATTCCTGCACCAACAGCTGATGATTTAATAAACACGGGTAAAATGTTTTTAGGATTACCATATATATGGGCTGGTACAAGTGGGTTTGGTTTTGATTGCTCTGGATTCACACATACAATTTATAAATCGCACGGTATTACAATACCGCGAGATTCTGGACCGCAATCAAGAGCGGGGGTTGCTGTTGATAAAGAAAACTTACAAAAAGGAGACTTAATCTTCTTTGCACATGATCAAGGGAAAGGTAGTGTCCATCACGTTGCAATGTATATTGGTGATGGTAATATGATTCACTCACCAAGAGCTGAAAGATCAGTTGAAATAATCCCGTTAAATACACCAGGATATATAGAAGAATACGCTGGTGCTCGTCGTTACTTACCGTAA
- a CDS encoding FtsB family cell division protein: MRKLKRVNVPNIPEQLSQPNENRTINKKKLRRFIFMFIFIAATTLYVQYILTKQQEIINEKKDTITNQKKQLVSLKKDQGSLKTNIENLTDNEEEILKFARKEYQFSKSNETIFVLPK, translated from the coding sequence ATGAGGAAACTCAAAAGAGTAAATGTTCCCAATATACCAGAGCAACTATCACAGCCTAATGAAAATCGAACAATTAATAAGAAGAAATTAAGGCGATTTATATTCATGTTTATCTTTATTGCTGCGACTACTTTGTACGTTCAATATATATTAACGAAACAACAAGAAATAATTAATGAAAAAAAAGATACAATAACGAATCAAAAGAAACAATTAGTTTCTTTAAAGAAAGATCAAGGTTCTTTAAAGACTAACATCGAGAATTTAACGGATAATGAAGAAGAAATTTTGAAGTTTGCGAGAAAAGAGTATCAATTTTCAAAGTCAAACGAAACGATATTCGTATTGCCGAAGTAA
- a CDS encoding ankyrin repeat domain-containing protein, with product MEQIISISQAVISGEKEKVVEIINTDPSAVNSFSEDGWTPLHLAAYFGQKEIASFLLEQGAEIHIRAKNENENTPLQAAIANKQIELVSFLIEKGSDVNAVQSGGWTGLHEAALLGDEDIITLLLEHGANKTTKKNDGKTAFDIAVEKGHEHLLHHLQEEVSL from the coding sequence ATGGAACAAATCATATCAATATCACAAGCAGTCATAAGTGGGGAAAAAGAAAAGGTAGTAGAAATCATTAATACGGATCCAAGTGCTGTTAACTCATTTAGTGAAGATGGATGGACACCGCTTCACTTAGCTGCTTATTTTGGACAGAAAGAAATAGCAAGTTTCCTTTTAGAGCAGGGAGCAGAAATACATATTAGAGCGAAAAACGAAAATGAAAATACGCCACTTCAAGCGGCAATTGCAAACAAACAAATCGAACTTGTATCTTTCTTAATTGAAAAGGGATCAGATGTGAATGCAGTGCAAAGTGGTGGCTGGACAGGACTTCATGAAGCTGCATTATTAGGAGATGAAGATATAATTACATTGCTTCTTGAACATGGGGCCAATAAAACGACTAAGAAAAATGATGGGAAAACTGCATTTGATATCGCTGTAGAGAAAGGGCATGAGCATCTTTTACATCATTTGCAAGAGGAAGTGAGCTTATGA
- a CDS encoding sensor histidine kinase, whose amino-acid sequence MNKLGKKLFFSISLTVILIYTVSLLLINYFLPKYNVHKTRESLEGITAQIQSIPRKELDDAINRIENEGNVTIASTSINSSEDAINEELRMQLTKKRVALNKLWITKEEITKVKNLGQSNKIYDQEKIKSSFFVKYIAKDDMLILVGVSIAHSNEVIKTLNSFYLYILGFSLFLIIVLVWIFSKTITTPLNELSDVAEDISRLKFKRTKVKTNDEIGDLANSINIMSDKLHEAHQDLTNRNEHLKRFMGDVTHELKTPIALVKAYSMGIKDGLDDGTYVDTIIKQTDQISNLIEELLRFSKLERDILQKEEFSIESLVQSIIDKHKIELESKEIKLQVNYNVGDTIVYADLNKMRMVFQNLISNAIKYTTNQNIKITLEQKNGVVYFQIQNGIAAEGSKEIDKIWEPFYVLESSRSKEKSGTGLGLAIVKSILERHGFEYGVSVVDGEIQFYMYIERN is encoded by the coding sequence GTGAATAAACTCGGCAAAAAGTTATTTTTCAGCATCTCTTTAACAGTCATCCTTATTTATACGGTCTCTTTATTATTAATTAACTATTTTTTACCAAAATATAATGTGCACAAAACACGCGAAAGCTTAGAAGGCATTACAGCGCAAATACAGTCAATACCGCGTAAAGAACTGGATGATGCTATAAATCGTATTGAAAATGAAGGTAATGTTACGATTGCTTCTACATCAATAAATAGTTCAGAAGATGCTATTAATGAAGAATTACGTATGCAACTTACAAAAAAGAGAGTTGCATTGAATAAACTTTGGATTACAAAAGAAGAAATTACGAAAGTGAAGAACCTCGGACAATCGAATAAAATATATGATCAAGAAAAGATAAAATCTAGTTTTTTTGTGAAATACATTGCGAAAGATGATATGTTGATTTTAGTAGGAGTTTCTATCGCGCATTCCAATGAAGTAATTAAAACGCTTAACTCATTTTATTTATACATTTTGGGATTCTCACTATTTCTTATTATCGTGCTCGTCTGGATTTTTTCAAAAACAATCACTACACCACTGAATGAATTGAGTGATGTCGCAGAAGATATTTCACGTCTGAAATTTAAACGGACGAAAGTTAAAACGAATGATGAAATAGGTGATTTAGCAAATAGTATAAACATTATGAGTGATAAATTACATGAAGCACATCAAGATCTAACAAATCGAAATGAACATTTAAAACGATTTATGGGCGATGTAACTCATGAATTAAAAACACCAATCGCATTAGTAAAAGCATATTCTATGGGAATAAAAGACGGTTTAGATGATGGCACATATGTTGATACAATCATTAAACAAACAGATCAAATTTCAAATTTAATTGAAGAGTTATTGCGATTTTCTAAACTAGAAAGAGATATTTTACAAAAAGAAGAATTCTCTATTGAATCACTAGTCCAAAGTATAATAGATAAGCATAAGATTGAACTGGAGTCGAAAGAAATCAAGTTGCAAGTAAACTATAATGTTGGTGATACAATTGTTTATGCTGATTTAAATAAAATGAGAATGGTCTTTCAAAATTTAATTTCTAATGCGATAAAATATACAACAAATCAAAATATAAAAATCACATTAGAACAGAAAAATGGCGTTGTGTATTTTCAAATTCAAAATGGTATTGCCGCTGAGGGCAGTAAAGAGATAGATAAAATTTGGGAACCTTTTTACGTATTAGAATCTTCTCGTAGTAAAGAAAAATCAGGTACAGGATTAGGACTAGCGATAGTAAAAAGTATTTTAGAAAGGCATGGATTTGAATACGGGGTTTCGGTAGTAGACGGGGAAATACAATTTTATATGTATATAGAAAGGAACTAA
- a CDS encoding DinB family protein, whose protein sequence is MGDNKIINDFKEYSIWITTLKDMKEEMWTAPISEGKWTVGEIISHIMNWDDYLLRETLSSVRDGQGMEFPDFDTYNKLASNYAKSGVSKMKLLEEAQAKRDLLVQELNRLSIGKLKEHLTANGVSYCPHTGTPYSLIYIIKEFVDHDNHHKRQIINFLNENHINNSTC, encoded by the coding sequence ATGGGAGACAATAAAATTATTAATGATTTTAAAGAGTATTCAATTTGGATAACCACATTGAAAGATATGAAAGAAGAAATGTGGACAGCGCCAATATCAGAGGGGAAATGGACTGTTGGTGAAATCATATCTCATATTATGAACTGGGATGACTATCTTTTACGTGAGACATTGTCATCAGTGAGAGATGGACAGGGAATGGAGTTCCCTGACTTTGATACATATAATAAACTAGCCTCTAATTATGCAAAATCAGGTGTATCTAAGATGAAACTTCTTGAAGAAGCACAAGCTAAAAGAGATTTACTTGTTCAAGAGCTTAACCGACTGTCTATTGGAAAGCTAAAGGAACATTTAACTGCCAATGGAGTATCGTATTGTCCTCATACTGGAACGCCGTATTCTCTTATATATATTATTAAGGAATTCGTAGATCACGATAATCATCACAAAAGGCAGATTATTAATTTTTTAAATGAAAATCATATTAATAATTCAACTTGTTAA
- a CDS encoding response regulator transcription factor, producing MKVLIADDEQDMLKILKAYFEKEGFEVLLAKDGEEALQIFYDEKIDLAILDWMMPKSSGITVCQKIKKNSSVKVLMLTAKSESEDELAALQSGADEYVKKPFHPGVLITRAKKLVQHEDVIQVQDLKIDFTKNKVYKNEKELDITKTELQLIKCFLNHKGTILTRKKLLDIVWGFDYFGEERTVDTHVRRLRKKIGGNIIKTHRGLGYSLEEECE from the coding sequence ATGAAAGTATTAATCGCGGATGATGAACAAGATATGCTGAAAATTTTAAAAGCATATTTTGAAAAAGAAGGCTTCGAAGTTTTATTAGCAAAAGATGGAGAGGAAGCACTTCAAATATTTTATGATGAGAAAATTGACTTAGCTATTTTAGACTGGATGATGCCGAAAAGTAGTGGTATTACTGTCTGTCAGAAAATAAAAAAGAATTCGAGTGTAAAAGTATTAATGCTTACTGCGAAAAGTGAAAGTGAAGATGAATTAGCAGCTCTTCAAAGCGGGGCGGATGAGTATGTGAAAAAACCATTTCACCCGGGAGTGCTAATTACGCGAGCGAAAAAGCTTGTACAGCATGAAGATGTTATTCAAGTTCAAGATTTGAAAATAGATTTCACCAAAAATAAAGTATATAAAAATGAGAAAGAACTAGACATTACAAAGACAGAATTACAATTAATAAAATGTTTTTTAAATCATAAAGGAACGATTTTAACGAGGAAAAAGTTGTTAGATATCGTCTGGGGATTTGATTATTTTGGGGAAGAGCGAACGGTTGATACGCATGTAAGAAGATTACGTAAAAAAATAGGAGGAAATATTATAAAGACACATCGCGGTTTAGGATACAGTTTGGAGGAAGAGTGTGAATAA
- a CDS encoding dipeptide epimerase — translation MNKMKITDVKVKRRHVKLHTPFKTALRTVTEIESIDVVIHTDEGIVGKGAATATPVITGDFANGIEEAILGPIRSALVDKDVLQFQTLLLHIQMSCIGNTSAKAAVDMALYDVYCQFHNIPLYALLGGKKEIYTDITVSVDEPLLMAKEAKKHIEKGFQTLKIKVGKEAHLDLERIEAIRNVVSKNTTLRLDANQGWNPKEAVSIIREMENRNLNIEFVEQPVHAKDWEGLKYVKDNVQTPIMADESVFSASDALKIVQGGYADLLNIKLMKCGGIREAWKIADIADAAGVKCMVGSMMESSLSVSAVAHLAAAHPNIHYFDLDAPLWLVEEPEGMTYTGPKVNLHSVVNIQS, via the coding sequence ATGAACAAAATGAAAATTACTGATGTGAAGGTAAAACGCCGACACGTAAAACTTCATACACCGTTTAAAACAGCACTTCGTACTGTAACGGAAATCGAAAGTATAGATGTGGTTATTCATACAGATGAAGGGATTGTTGGAAAAGGAGCTGCTACAGCAACGCCGGTTATTACAGGTGATTTTGCCAACGGGATTGAGGAAGCAATATTAGGGCCAATTCGCTCTGCATTAGTTGATAAAGATGTACTGCAATTTCAAACGTTATTGTTACACATTCAAATGAGCTGTATAGGAAATACAAGTGCGAAAGCGGCGGTAGATATGGCTTTATACGATGTATATTGTCAATTTCACAACATACCGTTATACGCATTACTAGGTGGAAAGAAAGAGATTTATACTGATATTACTGTAAGTGTGGATGAACCTTTATTAATGGCAAAAGAAGCGAAAAAGCATATCGAAAAGGGATTCCAAACATTAAAAATTAAGGTGGGTAAAGAGGCGCATTTAGATTTGGAACGCATAGAGGCAATTCGAAACGTAGTGTCAAAGAACACGACGTTACGTTTAGATGCAAATCAAGGATGGAATCCGAAAGAAGCGGTTTCTATTATTAGAGAAATGGAGAATAGAAATTTAAATATAGAATTTGTAGAACAACCAGTTCATGCGAAAGATTGGGAAGGATTAAAGTACGTGAAGGACAATGTACAAACGCCTATTATGGCAGATGAAAGTGTGTTTTCGGCAAGCGACGCATTAAAGATTGTCCAAGGAGGGTATGCAGACCTACTTAATATTAAATTAATGAAATGCGGTGGTATTCGAGAAGCCTGGAAAATTGCGGATATTGCAGACGCAGCAGGTGTGAAATGTATGGTTGGAAGTATGATGGAATCTTCACTTTCAGTTAGCGCTGTTGCACATTTAGCTGCGGCTCATCCGAACATTCATTACTTTGATCTTGATGCACCGTTATGGTTAGTAGAAGAGCCAGAAGGGATGACTTACACTGGTCCAAAGGTAAACCTGCATTCTGTAGTGAATATACAATCTTAG
- a CDS encoding transglycosylase SLT domain-containing protein: MMKKALQYIFILLTLVTLSYVIYINYEKQKEIKNNKQVISEVAKRYGIPEWIPLSIADHETKFNRKAIGDKGTSFGLFQLHRDGLAPAQLSEESLMDSQINATIAISNMVKSYERGVKKGLVDWELLKYVANTSGWPGNLGGEWTDNNTKYNIGLEQSYQLYK, translated from the coding sequence ATGATGAAAAAGGCGCTACAATATATATTCATATTACTTACGTTAGTTACTTTAAGTTATGTAATTTATATTAACTATGAAAAGCAGAAAGAGATTAAAAATAATAAACAAGTAATTAGTGAAGTTGCAAAGAGGTATGGTATTCCAGAGTGGATACCATTATCTATTGCTGATCATGAAACAAAATTTAATCGAAAAGCGATAGGGGATAAAGGCACATCTTTCGGTCTGTTTCAATTACATCGTGATGGTTTAGCGCCAGCGCAATTATCGGAAGAGAGCTTAATGGATTCACAAATAAATGCAACAATAGCGATTTCTAATATGGTTAAATCGTATGAACGCGGTGTGAAAAAAGGATTGGTTGATTGGGAGTTACTAAAATATGTTGCCAATACATCAGGATGGCCAGGAAACTTAGGGGGAGAATGGACGGACAATAATACGAAATATAATATAGGACTAGAACAATCATACCAATTATATAAGTAA
- a CDS encoding Xaa-Pro dipeptidyl-peptidase, whose translation MKKKKIAITLSTILSLTITSGVSSMTAHAENNEGSSVKDKNVMLNGQISEALMSNTKIELENGMTKPIYSLDEAIVENLFVETEVDSDRDGKKDRVSVKVMRPKTNPDVKVPVIYEMSPYRAGLKDVPVYNVDEELNAYGGKPYGAVNLGSYGNYYVPRGYAVILGESIGTGKSDGCPTTGDAQEILGTKSVIDWVNGRAKAYTEDGKEVNANWSTGNVGMTGASYNGTLPNAVATTGVEGLKTIIPIAAISSWYDYYRANGAVIAPGGYQGEDTDNMAEAVLTRKNPEVCGPIIKELTAGQDRKTGDYNEFWDKRNYVKDAKNVKASVFVVHGLNDWNVKTKQFAQWWEALGENNVPRKMWLHQGGHGGTTSNNWQQTQNKWFDYWLYGIENGIMDEPMVDVQRENKTWQKIKNWPDPAAVPSKIRMYLSNKAVNLPLSMGSVNNVFSLVDDAKIKSNQLVENPELEVANRLVYTMPVLQNEMRISGTPKISITGNIDRSVSNLTALLVDYGGAKPEIVTRGWMDPQNLNSIENSTALQPGKNYTFTWDMQPDDYVFKAGHQIGVVLIASDYDYTIRPKAGTKLAVKLSEVTLPIVK comes from the coding sequence ATGAAGAAAAAGAAAATAGCAATTACACTATCGACTATATTATCTTTAACAATTACTTCAGGGGTTTCTAGTATGACTGCACATGCAGAAAATAATGAAGGGAGCTCCGTAAAAGACAAAAATGTTATGTTAAATGGTCAAATTTCAGAGGCTTTAATGTCAAACACGAAAATTGAATTAGAAAATGGGATGACGAAGCCAATCTATTCACTTGATGAAGCCATCGTAGAAAATCTATTTGTAGAGACAGAAGTTGATAGTGATCGAGATGGTAAAAAAGATCGTGTATCAGTAAAGGTTATGCGTCCAAAGACGAATCCAGATGTGAAAGTCCCCGTTATTTATGAAATGAGTCCATATCGAGCTGGTTTAAAAGATGTTCCTGTTTATAATGTTGATGAAGAATTGAATGCATATGGAGGAAAACCGTATGGAGCTGTTAATCTTGGTTCATACGGAAATTATTACGTTCCGAGAGGATATGCAGTTATTTTAGGTGAAAGTATCGGAACTGGAAAATCAGATGGATGTCCGACAACCGGAGATGCACAAGAAATATTAGGGACTAAGTCTGTTATTGATTGGGTGAATGGTCGTGCAAAAGCATATACAGAGGATGGTAAGGAAGTAAATGCAAATTGGTCTACAGGAAATGTAGGAATGACAGGAGCTTCTTATAATGGGACATTGCCAAATGCTGTCGCAACGACTGGAGTGGAAGGGTTAAAAACAATTATACCAATTGCAGCAATTAGTAGTTGGTACGATTATTATCGTGCAAATGGAGCAGTTATTGCGCCAGGAGGTTATCAAGGAGAAGATACAGATAATATGGCTGAAGCAGTACTGACAAGAAAGAACCCTGAAGTTTGTGGTCCGATCATTAAAGAACTTACTGCTGGGCAAGATCGTAAAACAGGCGATTATAACGAATTTTGGGATAAGCGTAACTATGTAAAAGATGCTAAAAATGTGAAGGCTAGTGTGTTTGTTGTTCATGGACTAAATGATTGGAATGTAAAAACGAAGCAGTTCGCACAGTGGTGGGAAGCTCTTGGTGAAAATAATGTTCCTCGTAAAATGTGGTTACACCAAGGAGGACATGGCGGGACAACAAGTAATAACTGGCAGCAAACGCAAAATAAATGGTTCGATTATTGGTTATATGGAATTGAAAATGGAATTATGGATGAACCGATGGTTGATGTGCAACGTGAAAATAAAACGTGGCAAAAAATAAAAAATTGGCCAGATCCAGCGGCTGTACCATCAAAAATTCGTATGTATTTAAGTAATAAAGCAGTCAATCTACCATTAAGTATGGGATCAGTAAACAACGTTTTCTCATTAGTAGATGATGCAAAAATAAAATCGAATCAATTAGTAGAAAACCCAGAGCTAGAAGTAGCAAATCGATTAGTATATACAATGCCTGTACTGCAAAATGAAATGCGAATAAGCGGTACGCCGAAAATTTCAATAACAGGTAATATTGATCGGTCTGTTTCAAATTTAACCGCTTTACTCGTTGATTACGGCGGAGCGAAGCCTGAAATTGTAACGAGAGGTTGGATGGATCCACAAAACTTAAATAGTATAGAAAATTCAACGGCACTTCAACCCGGTAAGAATTATACATTTACATGGGACATGCAGCCAGATGATTACGTATTTAAAGCAGGGCATCAAATAGGAGTCGTCTTAATCGCAAGTGACTACGATTATACAATTAGACCGAAAGCAGGAACAAAACTAGCGGTAAAATTGAGTGAAGTAACATTGCCGATTGTGAAGTAA
- a CDS encoding aldo/keto reductase: MHYRTLGKTGITVSEIGFGAWAIGGDEWGPVNDKQSIIAMKKAIECGVNFIDTADVYGLGHSERLVTQAIREHRNNIVLSTKGGLIGHHYDPSGEPVYNTAEKVIAIFETSLLRLETDYIDVYFCHIWWDKQEETEAFLRAFEILKRDGKVRAVGVSTHDLQYIKHFNKNNEIDVVQLDYNILNRKPENDILPYLQENNLGAVIRGPLKMGILTGKFTNKTTFPDGDLRKEWPKEKWFQEDLQKVEKLKLLSNKNQTLGQLALRYVLSHPAVSVAIPGAKTETQAKENADATTRPILTDEELAYIQSI; encoded by the coding sequence ATGCACTACCGTACATTAGGCAAAACTGGGATTACCGTTTCGGAAATTGGCTTTGGAGCGTGGGCAATTGGCGGCGATGAATGGGGACCTGTTAACGACAAACAATCTATAATCGCTATGAAGAAAGCAATTGAATGCGGCGTAAACTTTATTGATACTGCTGATGTATACGGTTTAGGACATAGTGAAAGGTTAGTAACTCAAGCAATAAGAGAGCACCGTAATAATATCGTTTTATCAACGAAAGGCGGTTTAATTGGGCATCACTATGATCCAAGTGGAGAGCCTGTTTATAATACTGCCGAAAAAGTGATCGCAATATTTGAAACTAGCTTACTTCGCTTAGAAACAGATTATATTGATGTTTATTTCTGTCACATTTGGTGGGATAAACAAGAAGAAACAGAAGCATTTTTACGCGCATTTGAAATATTAAAACGGGACGGAAAAGTAAGAGCTGTTGGTGTTTCAACTCACGACCTACAATATATAAAACATTTCAATAAAAACAATGAAATTGATGTTGTGCAACTTGATTACAACATATTAAACCGAAAACCAGAAAACGACATACTGCCCTACCTACAAGAGAACAATTTAGGAGCTGTTATACGCGGGCCTTTAAAAATGGGGATATTAACTGGGAAATTTACAAATAAAACAACTTTTCCTGACGGAGATTTACGCAAAGAATGGCCAAAAGAAAAGTGGTTTCAAGAAGATTTACAAAAAGTAGAAAAATTAAAGTTACTCTCAAATAAAAATCAGACACTAGGGCAACTTGCACTTCGCTACGTCCTCTCCCATCCAGCAGTATCGGTCGCAATTCCTGGCGCAAAAACAGAAACACAAGCGAAAGAAAATGCAGATGCAACTACCCGTCCGATCCTTACAGATGAGGAATTAGCGTATATTCAGTCAATATAA
- a CDS encoding DJ-1/PfpI family protein codes for MISHWNVGIFLFNEVEVLDFAGPFEVFSVTATSEGQPFTVHTVSQDGEMITARNGIKVQPDYSIENLPPVDILIIPGGLGVRENEVENEIVINWIRKQMKEVKLMASVCTGALLLAKAGLLEEKQATTHWASIESFRNDFPNIEVLENVKFVDEGHIITSGGISAGINMSFHIVKNLLGARIAEETAKRMEYDIDLQY; via the coding sequence ATGATTAGCCACTGGAATGTAGGGATTTTTCTTTTTAATGAAGTGGAAGTGTTAGATTTTGCCGGCCCATTTGAAGTTTTTTCCGTTACAGCAACAAGTGAAGGTCAACCATTTACAGTTCATACTGTTAGTCAAGATGGAGAAATGATTACAGCAAGAAATGGAATAAAGGTACAACCGGACTATAGTATCGAAAACTTGCCTCCAGTCGATATTTTAATTATTCCTGGTGGGTTAGGTGTTAGAGAAAATGAAGTGGAAAATGAAATTGTAATAAATTGGATTCGTAAGCAGATGAAAGAAGTGAAGCTAATGGCCTCTGTTTGTACTGGAGCGCTTTTGTTAGCGAAAGCAGGTTTACTTGAAGAAAAACAAGCGACAACACATTGGGCAAGTATTGAAAGTTTTAGAAATGATTTTCCGAATATTGAAGTATTAGAAAATGTAAAGTTTGTAGATGAGGGGCATATTATTACGTCGGGTGGAATTTCAGCCGGAATTAACATGTCATTTCATATTGTGAAAAACTTGTTAGGTGCTCGGATTGCTGAAGAAACAGCGAAGAGAATGGAATATGATATAGATTTACAATATTAA
- a CDS encoding DUF3870 domain-containing protein, with protein sequence MYASNTIYVVGDAKAPQNNPITEKFKSYFVAFVLVKDTGEIVDADCSATIALTSQFVKYLFLHKNINDPALVTEIKNRYFGSSQKALLVALKDAQKKYNQIAALSTHS encoded by the coding sequence GTGTACGCTTCAAATACAATTTATGTCGTAGGGGATGCGAAAGCACCTCAAAATAATCCTATTACCGAAAAGTTTAAAAGCTATTTTGTAGCATTTGTACTTGTGAAGGATACAGGGGAAATTGTAGATGCAGATTGCTCAGCGACAATTGCATTAACATCTCAATTTGTTAAATATTTGTTTCTACATAAAAATATTAATGATCCAGCATTAGTAACAGAAATAAAAAATCGGTATTTCGGTTCGTCTCAAAAGGCGCTACTTGTAGCGCTAAAGGATGCACAGAAAAAATATAATCAGATTGCTGCTTTGTCTACCCATTCATAG